The Glycine max cultivar Williams 82 chromosome 17, Glycine_max_v4.0, whole genome shotgun sequence genome contains the following window.
AAAGTGAACAAACACAGGCACAAAGGACAACAACTGAGCCTAACCACAACCTCATCTACCGAAAAGAAAAGGAGGacaaaagcaacaaaaagaGGTCAGAAGAGGAGTCAATAAAGGAGATACACCTAAGAACACCAAAGTGCACAAAAACATAAGTTACCTATCAACAAAGCTTCATCTaagaaacaaggaaacaaactaatttaaaaaaaaatatacaaattctGATCTCTTGCTGATATAATATGTTAGATCAACAGTTCCAGGCAACTCAGTGTCTCTTAAGTTTGAGAGAAATCAACAACTTTGGTGGCATCTCAAGACTTGCTATAGTTTATAACAACAGCTATCAACCTTGCCACATACATATATTGATTGGTGAATACAATATATAGTCATATTAATGGGTCAATACAAGTTATATAATCAGAAACTCGTATGTTAGAAGActaaaaagatcaaaagttcaaTGCATTTGACATGATCAATCAAATAAACAAGACAAAATAAACTCATCTGCTAAAATGATATATCCCCCCATCGAGTAATATAACTTGTATTGACacatctaaaaaattaaattaaataaaccaaaaaaaaaactatctgaATCAAAAGATTAGTTGCGGCAATAAGAAGTTACCTAGAGCCAACAATCGCCCAAACCATGCTTCATTGCTAGAAAAACTTAGTAGATTTAACAACAACATTTTTTAAGAACCATTGAACACCATTCAATATTAGCTAAAGTTTATCACAATAACACTATTGAACCAGTATTTCCATGCCTCAGTAACGGAAAAAATGACTCCTATAGCAAATGGGAGGTTTCGTGTCACTGTGACGAGGAGGATATTCAATTAGAAGATGAGATACTATAGACtactaaaaaattatcaagaaaacagtaaaaAGGAATAGTAGAATTTCTCCAAACCAAGAACGTCATCAAATCAAGGAGTCAAACACCCAATCACGCTGTCCTAAATTCCTCCTGTGACATTTTAACAATCCCAAATGCATAATACTTTGATTGATCCGATCCTGTTATAAACCCACACAAGAACTCCCACACTACTAGATAGAAAGCAATAGCCAGTCCAAAACGAACAAACAATAAAATGATGAATGTAAGGGACTAAGTGTAGTAAAACCTAAGGCTTCACCATAGAATGTGTGTCGAACTGTCAATAATCTCCCGCCACAGCTTTTCCACAGCCTGCCTACCACACATCCGTTGCTTATCTTCCCTGTAAGATCCAAGCGGAAGTCACGGAGAATTAAATCAAGAAAACTAAGCGaagcaaagaaacaaaaaaaagacaaagcCAAGAATATTCAAAACCCCAGTAGACACCACCAAATCATGGACGAGGATTGATGCTCTACACAGAACGTTATTACGCGAAACTATTCCGAACACTACGCTGTAGAAAAATAGGTTCACAATTAAATCCGTATGTTTCGTGATCAAGTCCagggaaattaaaataatagaggAAACTCAAAGTAGAAATTAGTTATATCTTATGCAGTTAGCCGTTTAAATCCACCGTTTAATCTTTCAATCGGACACGGAAATCTCATCGTGCTGCAAACCaatgaaacacaatcaatttctTCAGATCTTCAATCCAGTAAAACAGCATATCATCAACCGGCAAAACCCTATACAAAGTCGATTAAGATCGGAACCAGCAAGAAGAAGCATAACAATCCACAAAGCAAAACCAACACCACAACTCGATTACGGGAACAGATCGAAATAATCAGAACAAGAGAACATGGAAAAGATGAAGAACAGACAACAAAAGCATGAAAGCTAGAAGAAGAAACCCAAACCTACTTTGGCTCGAGGAAAAGAAGTTGGGCCATGGGGGATTTATACAGAAAGGGAGGGTCAGGATTGACGGCTGAGATTACACAGTAGGTGGAAAATCCAACGGTGATGATGCAATTTAAATAAAGACGTTGGAGCGGCTTTGCTGAATAGGAATCCGTTGGGCGCCCTTATCTTTTGCGGACCTATTGATCTTTTCATTaggtaattatatttattattgatataagAAAATCACAAGCCTATTGATCTTTTCCTATTTCGGTCACCAGAATTGTGCACAAACAAGTTTAACCAATTTCTAATaatggaaatttttttctcttgtaaaaagaaaaaacacgttaatataattaataaatatttatatataataaataataatataggtttatataattaattttaattacatataatcgtgttgattaataataaataaatattatactttatttaataataactatattattatatattatattttaaaatatttttttcagaatGGATTTACATTAAGAAAATGTTTTGTGAGTACTCTTTTAAATGTGTTATTGCTTTGCTCTAGAAACTAAAATAGTGAATTTAGGttaagaaaattttcatttgtgtTATGCTCATTTCATCATCGATTTTAGCATCTACCACAAACAAGACATgcattgtctttttttttttcatttttttccaataTGATACAAAATCTCCTCAccaataaaattgatattttagttatttatttgtttagtaaattaattttaagttttagtttttagtttttttcatcTGTGTAAGAAAGATGAGCATGACCCTTTTGTTACAATCTGTCACAACATTTCCTATATGTTATAATCTTACTTCCCTCGTGTTGCGAACTTTATGTTTGAAGTTGTAAACATTGGATTTCTGTGCCCATTGGTGGACTGCGACCATTTTGGTATATGCTGTAATGTTACTTCACTCACCTTACGTACATTAGGTCCAAAGGATTTGCATATTCTATTGAAGATGACATGAAGGAAGGAAACCAAGGATATGGCTATGGTTTAGAAGCAAAAGTTGATTGTAAAGATTACTTGTAACTATTCATTGTGTGTTTCACATGACCATTTTCCTTGCCATCATTTGCTGCCCCTGGAGTAATTGCTACATGTCTGACAGGAGAGATCTATTCCAACAACTACATATGGcagcatttatttattttcactaaatAAAATGGGTAAAGCAATATCACAATTTATGAAAACGTTGTTGTTATTATAGAAATTTGTATAGGGAAACAGGTCCAAAGCAAAAtctcttttttgtttgatttgccTTTCTATATCCTTTCTGAAATAACCTAATCAAAGAACTCACAGTAAACAGTAAATactaaatacaaattataatcaTTCACTGGCTATGAGAGAAAAGGGGgtgagatagaaaaaaaaaaaacacatatacCTGATTCAGATTGGCTAAAGAAACTAATGAAGTAAGGAATGAGTTAGATGAAAATGCAGGTAGGCATTCATTGCTTtgaacaaattttattaaatcagctttgcaaaggtttggccttGCGGACATGGCCCATACTATTGACAAGATCCTTGCGGGTACAGACAGGaaacatattgatatttttgaATGCTTTCAGCCGCCACAGGACATACGGGAAGCTGAGCTGATCCCTGGAAGTGAAGCGAGCCACCTCATTAAACCAGACGCACATCAATAGATTAGTTACTGGTGTATGCTTCCTGACGATAACAGAGGCTTCACATAGAGCTGCACAGCACAAGTATGATCAaacattttacaaaatattggTGCAAAGGTGAAAGGTGGGAATACAATCTAATGCAAGTCAAAGTTTGGCAACAGACTCAACGAGAGGATTGGAATCGATTGACATGATGAAGTAGAACATGAATTCTTCttttacaaagaaaagaagaaaaaggttaaaATTACTCTAAGCCAGTGTTGTTAAACAGCGGCCAAGGTGCCACCATGGCAGAATGGCATAAAAATATGATCTCTGCATACCTTTTTTCCCATTAAATCTCTTGTCTTCAGGCAAGCCATCTTTTCTGTATTGATTCAGTTGCACTTCAACTTCCTCTGGCTTGGCTTTGTTCTTCTTGACAACAGCCTTAGCCTCATCATAGACACTACTGCGAGCTCCATGTTCTGATATAGCAAGTAAAGAATTTGAGCGCCAAAGGAGTGCTTCCAACACACCTAGTGGGTCTCTCCGGAATTGGGACTTGGAGTCTACCCAAATTGAGTATTTTGCTTGAGGAAAAAGACGATGGCTTAACATCTGAAAGATATCCAAGTGCACACGTAGTTTAAAAAGGGAACAAAGGAAAATTTTATCAGAGGATAATACACCCCCAAAAAAAGAACAAGTAGAGAATAACAGAGCATTCTAGCCATATACAACAATAACAAAAGCCTCATGTCATTAAGCGAGGTTGGCTACATGCACACAACACCCCTCTGCTTGGTTAAAGACTAATTTTTCAGAGATCTATTAAAGgaataaatcttattttatcattGACAAATAAAGCATATGTCAATGTGTATAATTCATGGAGTTAATGTGGATTAAAAAGAGTTAATGAAGGACAACAACAATTTTTTCCATGCATTTCCATGCAGGgtatggaaaagaaaaaaaaaagaatcttcAGAGAAGGAATGGGTAGGACATGGAACTGTTTTAATACCTATCAAGACATAGTAAATGGCATACAAAAAGAAGACACCAGGCTTCAAAAGATTTAATACCTTGGGAATTTTACCATTCAACCTTTGGTCCGCAAAAGGAAGATCCCGAACAACAACAACACGCCATTTTCCAATAAATCCATTTTCCCCAATTCTGCGCTCCACTAATTCCTGCGCTTTCAGGGTGATTTCATCCCAGAATGCTACATAGCAAACCTGCATACCACTAAAAAGATTTGACAAATAAGATCAGCGACTTCTAACATATATTAACAATAAACTATTATACTGTTTATATAACCTTCTTAAGCGAAGCCTCAGACACTCCGATCGGTTGATAGAGATCATCTCCACCGCCAAATGCACAAGTAGATACAACAACTTTGCAACCTTGCATGTAACTTTTATCTTCATCAGATATCTTAAACCCCCCATTCACACTGTAGAACCCACAATGTATCGCCATTGTTTCTTTCTTCTGCATGAAGATGAAGAAGCAAAGGGTAGGGTAGGGTAGGGTATACACATAAACAAAAGGCCAAGCAGTGAAAGCAAGTAGCTAAAAGTGTGAACCAAACCCAGCTCATTACCTCAAAACTTTGATCTCTCTGCTTAAATGTTTGATTTCCAGTAAACAAATTAAACCTCGTGTCCTCTGTACGCAATTGAGACAACGTAACACTCCCTCCTACAAAAGACCGATCACTCTCTGACATGTATAAAACTTCACCAACAGGAACACTAGAAGATTCTTCTTCCACAGGGATATCCAGTTGCTCAAGCTTCTCGGGTGGTAGGAGCTTCAAGCAACCTGATTGGGATTAAAACCACACATCATATTGAACACCCCTATCTTATGAATcttgaaaggaaaaattaaaatcgTCCCGCCGAGAATTGTCAACCCAGCATCCACCCAGACAATTAACAACTTTTAAGTCACAACAATAGATATTTCAATAACCTTAGACACTATTAACTATTAGTGCCACAAGTACAGATTAAAATTCTATACACATATTCATTTACTCTTAACTACTTCTGAGGCAAAGTTAATCCCCAGTAAACATTCCAATAACCTCACAACACTATTCACTACTTCCGAGACATACTTATCCATTAGTAAAACAAGCACATAAGACATTTCAACACACTATTAACCACTTGTTAGACATATTTAACTATTAGTATCACAAGTACAAAATGATAGCAGTTGTATACAAATATTCACTTAGCTTTAACCACTCGTCattggagatataaggttggttggGTAGTTAAGAAAAAAGTAAAGACGGAAAAGGTCTTAGGTTCAATTCCTCTTGtttacaaaaactaacaaactaacaattaacatttgtcaataaaaaaacaatcattaGACATTTCAATAACAACATGACAATATTAACCACTTGTGACTTGTGAGACGTATTTAATCATTAAtgcactatttttttaattttttttgctgacCATGTTATTGGTACGAAGAAGTCCTCACCGAAAAATAGTAACTAAATAGTAACTAATCTTTGTTGGGGACTATAAGCACATGGATATTTCTCTTCCAACACTTATTTCATACCCAAAGGCTAGTGAGGATTCAAACCTTAAACCATTTAGTAAAGAGATACAAATTGCTACCACTTGTGTCAATCTCGCTACCACTTGTGTCGATCACAATTGATTAATGCAGCAATTATAACTTATACTACAATGACATTTATTTACTCTTAGAAACTCCTAAATGGTACATTAATAATTCTACTAATATATTGAAATAGAGAGGAAAGGGACTTACGTTCTCTGACACCAGCGACAACATGGGTGGTGGGATCGAGGCGATTCAAGTTTGCGGGGGGTTCCTTGCGAAATGTGGGACTAGATCTATCAGCTTTATTAATGGGTATTTCTATGTTTAAACTAGGACTTCGGGCAATTCGGGTGGCCTCGAATATGAGCAAACCCACAGTGGGAACAATGATGAGAAGCATCCAGTATCTGAGAAGCAGCTTCCTCAGCAATCGTCTGTTCCCGAGTTTCTTGCGCTTCCGTCGCGCGCGGATCCGCATCCGACCCAGCTCGTCGGGTTCGTCATCCGAGACGGAGATCGACAAaccgttgttgttgttgttgttgttgttgctgctgctgctgtggAACATTGTGGAAGGAAGATTTGGCCTAAGACGATAAGAGTGGAAGAGGGGAACTGAAACAGCAAATGATATATGATTTGAGGTTATCACTGTCTGTCGAACTCAGAATGTTGCAGGCAGAGATTTAACTGCCTATGATTTGATTTACTTTCATCGTGCTTGTGCGTGTGCCAGCAGCGTTTTATGTATCATGGTCCTCCTATGGTGCTTTAAATAATAATGGTTAgtccatgtaaaaaaaaaaaaaaaatctgtttcaTTATTATATACAAGGTTCACTTATCTAATTcatgaaagattaaaaaagataattaatttactttctttttaatttttgttcgtattaagttttatttatttattgtattccCCAAAGTGATAGTGTGAACAACATACCCTTActtttaaattagttaaatttaagacatgttttatttaaattactatAATACTAAATATAcccttacttttttattttacatttttactccctttaacaaaataatatcatttattgAATATTCCTTTTCGCTGTCatccaaaatcaaatttttccttcataaaatacatttcaACGTAGAAAGCTTATAACTGAAACTAATTTAGAATcaagttttaattaaatttgttatgcgaatcataatatttttttcttatttatcctGAACTTGAAGTACTTGAATAAACCTAATAGAGATAAATCGTTCTAACAAATATTAAGATTTAAGACTAATATTTAAATCTGACATTAGTATTTAACTCAGATTCATCGAAATAAGAATAATATCttctcttaattaattaaattggatTTAATAACATGACTTCACATGTGAGCTGTGACTTTTAACAAACTCAACGACCTTTTCCGTCAAATGTGTCTATGAGTTTTCCTCAAGAATGATAACTTCATTCAATCACTACTCTTGTATATATTCTGACTTGATCATCGAAGTATGTGTCGTGCCACTACCGAAGTTGTTCACCGTGGACCACCACAAAGCATTGTACATCCAACTTGAATCACGTCTCATTTACACATCACAACATAATTCAATGATTACAAATTAATTCAATCATACTAATTTTATTCAACTTTAAAAGATACATaatcaaataagtttttaaagGCATGATTCTCCTACTTAGGTGTCTTTTTTAACAATAGTCGTGTGTGTGATGTGTGTTTCAATTGAAACTAAATTTGAATTGTGgatggaaaaaaataagagaaaagacCCATTGAAAATAATCAGTCaagttttatgataaaaataagcataaaaaaaattgatacatttcatatcaaataatgtagttaaaataaaaatagttatctTTAATGGAAAAGTAAGTGAAGAATGATAACTAACTTATTTCTAGATGAtaaatttgaaagtttatctAGTCAAACTTCGGATTTTTAATTCGTTGgattgaatgaataaaaaagtaGTAGCAAAGTAACAAAAAATGCTCAAATTCATTGCCTTTCCAGTTTGTTATTGGTATGAGTCATAAGTTGGTTATTTAAAAGTAATGATATATCCtcctataaattattttacaaaattttctaatactttataaaaaaatattaaataaaaggtaaatatatttaatatcttgaaaacaaaaaaatatatttatttatcatacaaAACAGGTAAAAAAAGATTAGTAGAAGAATGTAGCATGAAGATTtagaattatttgttatttgataGAAAACTAATATTATATCAAATCCTCGTATAAATTTTcctacttttttataaaaattaaatatatttaatatattagaaatataaaacGAATTCAATATTTAATACTACTTAAAGAGTAGAAAGGAATTTAGCCTCCCCTTTACGATGGATAAAGATAGACTTGACATAGATAACAGGAATACTGGAAGCAGTTGGCATGGGAACCAAAATGCTGCACATCCAATTTTTTATTGGTGTTGTTTTTGTATCCGTATTGTTCCCCTGCATAGCCCCACACAATAGAGGGCATTCTAAGGACGCGTGGGAATCTCAACATTGAGATCAAGTCATGTAAAAGAGTTGTTCTTGTGAGAGCACAATAAAGGGCATTCTAAGGACACGTGGGAATCTCAACATTGAGATCAAGTCATGTAAAAGAGTTGTTCTTGTGAGAGCACGATGTCTAGGGGCACCACCAATCAATAGTTTATGTCTATGTTTCACAACCGATCAAAATTGAGATAGTAAGAAATTTCACATGTCATTGtttcaaatatttcaatatGCCAAATGAAGGTACAAACAGGCACAAGAAATGAAGAGTAAAAGACCACAAAATTTAGGTCTTGAAAAGAAACCTGCAATATAGTAAAACATGTGATTTTGGTTGGGGGTAAAAGGGAGAGACAAATATTACATACCTAAAATTCCCAATTCCATACAGATCAAGGAAACAAGAGATGGGAAAACAGGGAGCAGGATTCTGAATACATACGCCTTCGgatatttttcaatttctctttacttttcctAACCCGAAAAACCTACAACTACAAATGAAAACAATCAATAGTTCCAAATGTAACTCATTTCCAGAGACACCAGGAGGAAAGAAAAGACAGACCATACATGTAACATCCCAACCTCAACGCTTGGAATATTGAGGGGCTTTACGAGCTTTCTTGAGACCAACTTTCTTCCTCTCAACCACTCTGGAATCTCTTGTAAGAAGTCCTTCCTGTCTCAAAGGTACTCTATGATCTTCGCTCACCTTCAGCAAGGCACGAGCAATGCCAAGAGAGATTGCCTGAGCCTGACCAGACAGGCCACCACCCTCAGCTTTGACAAAAACATCATAATTACTTTCATATCCCAAAGTTATTAAGGGGACCTTAATGTATTGAAGCCACAATGGATTTCCTTGAAGATATTCCTGCACAACATTGAAATAAATCACACAAAAGAAGATTAAATGGGGACAACACTTatcacactcacacacacacacacacacatagagagagagagagagagatctaAGGCGTaaaaatccaataaaaaatgaaaaactcctGAAAGACAAAGTCACATCTGTAAAGAGGCTGTACTCAGGTTACAAATACTTGAACATTGTCTGATTTCAATTTAAACATGTTTCTCATTAATCCTCAATCCAAGATGACAATATGAGAAATTTCTTCATGTGATTATTAATAGGAAATAGCAATTCATTCATAATATGAAAtacaaattacatttaaaattaaacagtAAAAGACACACACATAGAATATGTCATAACTCATAATACTAACTATTCTTTcattaaagaaaatgaagaacttaGTAAAAAAATCCAACACCAGACAGATGTTCAAATTAAATCAAGTTAGAGCCATCATATCAAATGACACACTTCAAGGGATGCTTGGTAGAGGTGGTGGAAAATAAAAGGTGAGAGAAAATCATCCTATTTCCACATCAACACAACCATGCAAAGCCAAAGTGATAGTGAACAAGACAGAGTTCAGTGTAGGAGAACCCGTTCTAGCAAAAGAACGAGTTGGAGTCCCCCCACCCCCCACCTAACAAAAGATCCCACAATGAGCACatcctttttgtgtttttgttttcaacagTAGAAGTTTGTCATGATTTGTGAAGCAGAAGTTGGCATAGCACATGCAATTGGTGATTCAGATTGAGCAGTCAAGGAACCAAGTTCCATTTGTTTTCTTCCTGAATAATCAGGGAGGAAATCTTGTTATAGAAGGTATTGAATCCATCAGTAGAATCTGACCTCTGACTTGGGAGAAAGCATTATTAACGCCCATGAGGAAGTACATGACACATTCCATGCGGATGTAATCAAGAAGAGGTTTCACACCTTCACAAGATACCCACCCAGCTCTTCCCAGATACTCTTCAATTTGGTACAGTACTGATTCACATTAAGTGACCCTTGAGAGCAGTTAATCAACTCGTTTGACTGAAAAAAACAGATCAATTATGTTGCTGAACATGTGCTTCAAGGTCCAGTTCACTCACATTTGTTTCCTTGGAGATGGAATTAAGGGGCCAAACGGAAATGATACTTTAGTGACTCTGCCATTCCAGAAGCATTGGCGCTCCAGAAGCATCTGCTCTGTTGACCAGGCCATTCACAAAACCATCTGCTTTCGCAACTGAGACCATTTTCATGGAATGGAGCAATGTACTGTAATCGTCACTGGTGAGGGGCCAAG
Protein-coding sequences here:
- the LOC100780738 gene encoding probable hexosyltransferase MUCI70, which produces MFHSSSSNNNNNNNNGLSISVSDDEPDELGRMRIRARRKRKKLGNRRLLRKLLLRYWMLLIIVPTVGLLIFEATRIARSPSLNIEIPINKADRSSPTFRKEPPANLNRLDPTTHVVAGVRERCLKLLPPEKLEQLDIPVEEESSSVPVGEVLYMSESDRSFVGGSVTLSQLRTEDTRFNLFTGNQTFKQRDQSFEKKETMAIHCGFYSVNGGFKISDEDKSYMQGCKVVVSTCAFGGGDDLYQPIGVSEASLKKVCYVAFWDEITLKAQELVERRIGENGFIGKWRVVVVRDLPFADQRLNGKIPKMLSHRLFPQAKYSIWVDSKSQFRRDPLGVLEALLWRSNSLLAISEHGARSSVYDEAKAVVKKNKAKPEEVEVQLNQYRKDGLPEDKRFNGKKALCEASVIVRKHTPVTNLLMCVWFNEVARFTSRDQLSFPYVLWRLKAFKNINMFPVCTRKDLVNSMGHVRKAKPLQS